In Carya illinoinensis cultivar Pawnee chromosome 16, C.illinoinensisPawnee_v1, whole genome shotgun sequence, a single window of DNA contains:
- the LOC122298567 gene encoding ataxin-8-like, with protein MGKKSRKTKALSIAIAESSSTGDIDQSQQQAQLQTPRKRGRPRKIVERPDIQDQKEEQLVSDEAQVAARENQSKKVKMGREEQQEQQQVQHQQEQQKLKGEGSSASMRGIKKEGNESEKMEVPSESSLRSRARRKSKPRKSS; from the coding sequence ATGGGAAAGAAGTCTCGAAAAACGAAGGCACTCTCAATAGCAATAGCAGAATCTTCATCAACAGGAGATATTGATCAATCCCAGCAACAAGCACAGCTTCAGACCCCTAGAAAGAGAGGTAGGCCTCGAAAGATCGTCGAGAGACCTGACATCCAAGATCAAAAAGAAGAACAACTTGTATCAGATGAAGCCCAAGTGGCTGCGAGAGAGAATCAATCGAAGAAAGTGAAAATGGGCAGGGAAGAACAGCAAGAACAACAACAAGTGCAGCATCAACAAGAACAGCAAAAGCTGAAGGGAGAAGGTTCATCTGCCTCCATGAGAGGGATAAAGAAGGAAGGGAATGAATCCGAGAAGATGGAGGTGCCAAGTGAAAGTAGCCTAAGAAGCAGAGCTAGACGCAAAAGCAAACCCAGGAAGAGCAGCTAG